The sequence GCTCGTCATCAGCTAGGAGGCATCAGGGTCAAAGAGAGAGGCCTGCTGCGGGCTCTCGGGCCGCTCGACGTATGGGAGATCCAGGTGCTCATAGGCACGACGTGTGGCAACCCGACCGCGCGGCGTGCGCTGGAGAAACCCGAGCTGGATCAGGTACGGCTCGTACACATCCTCGATCGTGTCGGCCTCCTCACTCGTCGCCGCAGCCAGCGTCTCGACGCCGACCGGTCCGCCATCGAACTTCTCAACGATAGTCCGGAGGATGACCCGGTCCACGTCGTCCAGCCCGAGATGGTCAACCTCCAGCATCTCCAGTGCTGCCCGGGCCACGTCGGCGGTAATGACACCGTCCGCCCGCACCTGCGCGTAGTCGCGCACTCGCCGCAGCAGCCGGTTGGCGATGCGCGGCGTTCCGCGCGCTCGCGCCGCGATCTCCCGGGCGCCGTCCTCATCGATCGCGACGCCGAGGATGCGCGCCGCGCGCGTCACGATCTTCTGCATCGCCTCAAGGCTGTAGAACTCGAGGCGATAGGTGGACCCGAAGCGGTCGCGCAGCGGCGAGGTGAGCAGCGCCAGCCGGGTCGTCGCGCCGACCAGCGTGAAGGGCGGCAGGTTGAGCCGCATCGAGCGGGCGGCCGGCCCCTTCCCGAGCACGATGTCGACCGCGAAGTCCTCCATCGCCGGGTAGAGGACCTCCTCCACTACCCGGTTGAGCCGGTGGATCTCGTCGATGAAGAGGACATCGCCGGGCTTGAGGTTCGTCAGGATCGACACGAGGTCGCCCGCGCGCTCGATCGCCGGACCGGAAGTGATCCGCAGGTTCACGCCCATCTCTGCCGCGACAATCGACGCCAGCGTGGTCTTGCCCAGCCCTGGCGGGCCGTAGAGCAGCAGGTGATCGAGGCACTCACCCCGGGCCTGCGCGGCCTGGATCGAGATCAGGAGGCCTTCCTTGACCTTCTCCTGCCCGATGTACTCCGCCAGCCGCCGCGGGCGCAGGCTCGCTTCCAGGGGTTCGTCCTCGTCTCGGATCTTTCCCGACACCACGCGCGTGCTCATCGTCGCCCCTCGTGTGTCCGTCGGCACCGCTGCCGGGAAGTATATCACGCCCTCCCGAACATCTGTGCTATTTCTTGACCGTTAGCGGCCGTTGCTACGCCTTCGGACCGCCCTCCGGCAGCTCAGCCTCGTCGATCAGCATGATGGGAATGCCGTCCTCGATGCGGTAGCGCCGCCCGCACGTGTCGCAGACCAGGCGATCCCCTTCGAGGCGCACCGCCGTCTTGCACAGCGGACAGGCCAGGATCTCCAGCAGGTCATCGCTGATCGGCTTCGCTCCGCTCGACTCCACGGCGCCCTTCCTTTCCGCCCACCGGCTCCGTCCCCGTCGAACCCATCTTACCAGGGGCCAGCCCGATCTCCGCCATCGACCTGGCCACCGAGGCGACGAGGCGGGTATCCGCCCCGATCCCCAGGTCTACCAGCGCTTGCGCCACCGCGCCCGCCAGGGGATCGGTCCTGGTCGGCGGCTCGGTTGCGGGCAGGTCGATCTGCTCCGGTTCCGTGCCCCCAGGCGGGACCGGCACCGGCCGGCCGATCGCCGCTTCGATCGCGGCCGCATACCCGCGCGCCGCAGCCGCCAGGCTGTGCTCTCGGGCCACGAAGTCCCGCGCAAGACGCCCCACCCGCTCCCGCAGCTCCGGCTGCTCAGCCAGCGCCCGCAGCAGCGCGAAGACCGTCTCCTGCTCCAGCACGTCCGGCGGCACTTTGACCACCGCGCCATCGGGGATCTCGGCGAACGACCCTCCGTCGGTCACCAGCACCGGCCGGCCGGCGCCCATCGTGCGCAGCAGGCTGGCCGAGGTTTCGCCGGCGGTCGGCCAGCGGAGGTTCACGCACACATCCGACGCGGCGACCACCAGCCGAGCCGTGGCGTCGTCCACGTAGCCAAGGTGATCTGCCGCCTGCTCCAGTCCGAACATGCCGATCAGCCGCTCCAGCGGCACCATGTGCGACACGTTCCCCGCCAACACCAGCCGAGCCGGGACGAACTCCCGCAGGCGCCGGACGGCCTGCATCACAACATCGAGCCGCTTGTATGGGTTGATGAAGGTCACCGATCCGACGACAAACTGGTCCTCCGGTAGCGACAGTCGCCGCCGTGCCTCCTCGCGCGGGATCTCCGGCGGGAGCGGCACCCCCATCGGAATGCGCAGCACCTGCGCGTCCGGGCACCAACTAAGCACCTGCGCCCGGCTGTACTCGCTGTGCACCGCGACGACCCGCGAGGCCTCGATCAACTCCTCCGACAGCGGGAACTGGAACAGCGCCGAGGGCATCTGTCCCCGCAGCACCCGCGTGGCCGCTTCCCACCCGGCCCGGCCGTAACGCCGTTCCATCTCCGCCCGGTAGCGCGGCGCGCCGCGGCCGCGCAAGAGCATCCCGACCCGCAGGTGGTGGAGCACGGTGTCGTGCAGGACCAGCACCCCCGGGACCTCGCGCGCGAGGTCGTACATGTAGGCGTGGTAGGGGTTGTTCCCCATCTGGTAGACGACGACGTCATACGGCCGCAACCGGTGCGCCGCGCGGAATTCGCGCGCCATCCGGACCCGCAGGGTGTCCGACTCCCGGAGGTGCGTCGGGCGGTAGCCGTCGACGTACACGTCGATCTGCCAGGCGCGCGCCAGCACCGGCAGCAGGTCTTCGCTGTACTGCGAAATGCCCGACTCGACCGGTCGGAGCGGGGTGAACCAGGCGAGCCGCAGCGCGGAATCAGCCATGTCCCAGGAGCCTCGCCACGACGCGGTCCCAGCGGAGCCCGGCCACCCGCTCCTGGCCCGCCGCGCCGAGCCGCCGAGCCAGCGCCTCGTCCGCCATCAGCCGGGATAGGATAGGCGCGGTGGAGCAGGGTTCGGCGTTCGCACTCACCAGGCCGGTCACGCCGTCCTCGACGAACTCCAGCACGCCGCCCGCGTCCGCCACCGTCACCACCGGCTTGCCGGCCGTCAGCGCCTCAACCGCCGCCAGACCGAAATCCTCATCCACCGGGCTGTAGAACACGGCCCGCGCCTCGTTGTACAGTCGGACCAGCTCGGAATCGCTCACGCGCCCGGTGAACGTGACCCGCCCGCTTAACCCGAGGCTGGCGGCTCGTTCCCGGAGCGAGCCGGCCTCCGGACCATCCCCGGCGATCACGGCGCGGAAGTCCCCACCAGCCTCCGCCATCGCCTCCAGCAGCAGCTCGACCCGCTTGGCCCGGTCCAGCCGCGAGACGCTGAGGATGTAGTCGCCGTACGCGACCGGTTCCAGGCCCTCAAGGCGAATCGGCACGTGCAACGGCTCAGCCTCAAGCCCGATCGAGCGCTTCAGGCGTGCAGCGACGTTCCCCGAAATCGCGAAGCGGGCCACGCACTCCCCCAGCCCCCGGCGATCGATCTCGGCGATCCGACGCCGCAGAGCGACATCCTCGGCGCTGTTCGTGAAATCGCTCAGCGGCGTGCCGAACCAGTCGTACGCCTGCCGGTGCTGGTGAACAACCCAGGCGATCTTGCGCGGGTGCCGCACGGCCCAGGTCGGGAACTTGGTGCAGATCACCGCGTCCACCGGCATGCCGTTGGCCTCGGTCAAGTCGAGCAGCCGCCAGGCCAGTGCCGACTTGAGGATCTCCTCCTTGGGATACCACTTGAAGGGAAGCGCCACAACGTCCACCCGATGCCCGGCCGCGACCAGCGCCTCGCGAAGCCCGTCGACCAGCACCTCCGCCCCGCCCCGGACGAACGGCACCTGCGTGGCACAGATGATCACATTCATCGCTCGCGCGGCTCCTCGCCCTCGCGCGCTTCCAGCCGCCGCAGGAGCTCCTGCTGACGAGCGTCAAGGGTGGAGAGCGCCCGGACCACGGCATCGTTGAAGGCGTTCTGCTGCTCCACGATGGGGTTGATGTACCAGCGCAGGCAGAGCCGCATGGCCCGCTTCGCGAGCGCGATCCACCGGCCCACGATCGGCGTCTCCCACGTCACGGGCAGGTGGGCCGAAATGCGCGCCAGATCGGCCGCCTCGGTGATGGGTGACCCGGTCCCCAGCGGCGGCACCTCGGACGCGCTCAGGTAACCCGAACGCCGCCGCACCTCGCTGCGGATCGCCTCGATCGCCGCGGCCACCTCGTCGACATCGTCGCGCGTCACATCGGGCGTCGTCATCTCCCCTCCCCGCTCACGGCCGCAACCGGATCGGCCGGCGTGCCCAGCACCTGCGCGTACACTCCCCGGATGCGCTGGTACCACGCGGCTTCGTCCACCACTTTGTTCCGACCCGCCGCGGCGAGCCGCGCCGCCAGCGCCGGGTCGGCGGTCAAGGACCGAATCGCGTCCGCCAGCGCGGCCACATCTCCGAAGGGTACCAGCAGGCCATCCCGCTCGTGGTCCACCACTGCCGGGATCGCCCCAGCCCGCGCGCCGATCACCGGCTTGCCATTGGCCCACGCCTCCAGGAACACGATCCCGAAGGACTCGGTCCGGGACGGCAGCGCCACCACGTCCGCCGCAGCCAGCAGGTCGCGCTTGTCCTCATCAGAGACGAACCCCAGCACGTGCAAGTTGCGGCGCGCCGCAGCGGGCAGGCCCGCGACGAAGCGCTCGAACTCGCTCATGACCGGACCGGCAAAGACAACGGACACAGGCCAGCCCGCGCGATCCAGCGCTCCTGCAGCCTCCGCCAGGTGAAACGACCCCTTGTCGAACGCCGCGGCCCCCAGCGCCAGCACCATCGGGCCGTCGATCCCGAGCCTCTGCCGCGCCCGGGCCGCATCCCCTCCGGTGACCGCCGGCACGTCCAGCCCCGCGCCCACGACGTGGACGCGGTCCGGCGCAACGCCGCGGGCGATGAGATAGTCGGCCTCGATCGTGGTCAGCGACATCACGCCGTCCGCCCGGCACAGCAGTGCCATCTGGTGCGGCATCGTGTAGTAACGCCTGACCCGTGACGAGGGCCCCTCCCCCAGGTGCAGGAACGGCGTCACCAGGTGCGGCGCATCCACCGTTCGCGCCAGCCGCTCGGCGCCCGCAATCATCGACTCAAAGGCGATGTTCGCCGAGTGCACCACGTCCGGTCGCCACGAGGGATCGGGCAGCCACTCCGAAACCGGCGGCAGCCACGGTCCGAATCGCCCCGCCGCCTGCAGGAGCCGCACCTGTCCCCGGAACCGCCAGCGCGCCGACTCGGCCATCAGCCGGCGGATCGCGCGGTGCGTGAGTCGCGGAGCCGGGAGGTGCCGCAAGCGCAGGCGCCGAATGCGCACGCCTGCGTGACAACCCTGCACCTCCTCGACACGCCGCTTGGTAGGATCCCAGAAGTACTCGAGGTCCCAGGCATCGGTCGTCACGACCTGGACCTCGGCACAGTCTGCGGCGAAGCGCTCCGAGAAGGCCTGGAAGTATCGCTCGGAACCGCCCTGGAATGGGTAGTAGCGTTGGATCACATGCAGGAGACGCATCGACGACTGACCTACGACGCCCGGTCGAGGGCATCGAGCTGCTCCTGCGCCCGCTCCGCATAGACCGAATCGGGCGCCACCTCGATGACGCGCTCATACTGCGCGCGAGCCTCGCTCTCTCGCGGCGGGTCACTCTCCTGATAGAGCTGGCCAAGGAGGAAGATCGGCTCCGGGTTCGTCGGCGCGAGCTCAATCGCCTTCTTGAACTGGATCTCCGCGTCGAGGCGATATCCTCCTTGCATGAGCGTCCGCCCGAAGGCGACCCGTAGCCCCACGTCGTCCGGCCGGGCCTGCACCGCCTTCTCGTACCACTGGACCGCCTCGGACGCCCGGCCGGTGTTGGCCAGCAAGTCCGCCAGGACGAGCATGGCGTTCACGTCGTCGGGGTTCTCCTGGAGGCGAGCCCGCATCTCCGCTTCCTGCGCTCCGGGCGTGACCGCGATCTGCGGCTGGAGAAAATCATTGGCGTCGGAGCCGCGCGAGGTGAACAGGTCGAGCACCACCACCTCGATGAGGGTGATGACCAGCACGGCGCTGATTGTGACCGCGAGGGCAACAAAGAGCCGAGAGTGGCGGCGGCTTGGCGCACGCTCCCCCCGATCGTCGACTGGACGTCGGCCTCGATTACGCGTCCGTGAGGTCATCGATGCCCTGCCTCCATCTGCCCGGCACGCGCACCCGGCGCGCTCCCGCCGGTTGCTGCTCGGGCTCCTCGTAAGAATACGAACCGGCGCGGCACGCGGCCAGCAGTGCGGTCCACGCCTCGGTGCCAAGTCCCCGGCTTGAACCCGTTCCCCCTTATGTGCTATCCTAATACACGCCGCGAGGGGATTCGCCCAAGCGGCAACAAGCGGAATATGCGCCCGTAGCTCAGTGGATAGAGCGTTTGGTTGCGGACCAAAAGGTCGGGGGTTCAAGTCCCTCCGGGCGTACCGCCCCGAAGTGCAGGGCCTGACCAGCGCCCTGCACTCCTTGCGTTCGGGGCTTGACATGGAGAGGTGTCCGAGTGGTTGAAGGTGCCGCTCTCGAAAAGCGGTAGGGTGAATAGCCCTCGTGGGTTCGAATCCCACCCTCTCCGCCTCTTGGAAGGGTCGCATAGTCTGGCCGAGTGCGCGCGACTGGAAATCGCGTAGGCGTGATGAGCGCCTCGAGGGTTCGAATCCCTCCCCTTCCGCCAGAAATCCGCATCTAGACGCGAGAATCGGGGGTCGCGATACGGGGTTGAGTTCCCGTTGACGACCCCCGAAACCTTTTCTCAACGGCCCCAGATTGCTACACGCTCTGCTATCGAGGTAGAAAGGGGGCAGTGCGGTTCCGAAGCGTGGCTAAAGAGTCGTAGGCGTTCATCGACCACTGCCTGAAGGCTGAGGACGCAGGACACGCTGTTGGTGTTGGCACTAACAATTGGTCTGCGCCTTGTCGGCGTCAGAATGGCCCCGCTCCCGCGCGTGCGCTGACCCCTGGCGCGGTGCAGGAGCCCACCAAGATCTCCGCCGATCCCCCGCCTGGCCGGCTGACTGCCAAAGGGCATGGAGCGAACCGCGCCCCAGGGTACCTTCCCCCAAGAAGTCAAGCGACGCCTGAAGCCGGTGTCGAAGCATGGTGGAACCTTCGTGGAACCTTCACGTCGTAGACAATCGGGTGTGATAAGGCTGACTGGAGTTGCTAGGCCGGGGGAACGGATAAAGTCGCGGCGTCTGATGCGTCTGGTCGTGGGTTTGCTCCTGCTGATGCCTGCTCTGCCGTCGACACACACCGTACACGCCGTGGACAGCTCGACGCCTGAGGAGGCACTGCCCGACGAGACCGAGTTCCATGCGCCGTGGTCACGGTACGACACCCCGGTAGCCACGGGACGTGTGTCGCGCACCTGGACTTGGGGCGGCGAGGTCACCGACACCCCGATCGTTGAACGCTACGAAGAGGGCCCCGTCGATATCGGCATTCCTGAGCCTGGCTCCCGCTGGGTGCAGTACGTTGACAAGGGACGGATGGAGGCGAACCCCCGCTGGAACCCGGGGGCGGGGTGATACCGAGTGGCGCATCACCACAGGCCTTCTTGCCACGGAACTGCTCACCGGACGTCTGCAACTCGGCGACTTCACGTTTGAGCACCGCGAACCTGCCGACATCCCGGTGGCGGGTGATGGACGATGCTCCCTATGAAGACGGCGAGCCCGTGTCGTGGTACCTGGTGAAGATTAGTGACCCGAGCAACCCTCACATGACAATGATTAGCGGCACCCCTGACCAGGCACAAGGCGTCACCGCCGTCGATGTCGGAGCCCCAACCCACCATACCGTCGCTTCGGTCTTCTGGGAGTTCATGAACAGTCGGGGAACCCTGTATGACGAGGCCGCGGACCAGTATGTTGACGACAGGCTCTGGGCGAACCCCTTCTATGCCACCGGATATCCGATCACGGATGCCTATTGGATCAACACCTGGGTGACCGGCGAGTATACGCGAGTGCTGGTACAGTGCTTTGAGCGGCGGTGTCTGACTTACACCCCGTCTAATCCCGACGGCCGAAAGGTTGAAATGGGGAACATCGGCCAACACTATTATTACTGGCGTTACGGTGAAAAGCCGTGGGAAGCCGTAACGGACCCGAATGGATAACGGCGCCCCTCGATCCCACGACGCGAGGCAACCGAGCATGGACCGCCGCGGACGGGCATAGCTAGGCGACGTGCCGCCGGCGGTTCAATTCCCAGCCACAGGTCACATTCCGGTCTCAGAGACGCCCTCCGACATTATGTTCAGCTAGGCCGCATCGGAGATGCGGTGCCACCCGCGCCGCGAGCCGTCCGTGCGCCGGCGCCCGTGAGACGGTCCGGCCCGTCACGGCCACATCGTCGCGGTTGTGCAGAGCATCCGCCCCAGCACGTCCCGCTCGACGGACCGTAACCGCGACCTGAGGGTGTTGACACACGACCCTTCCGGGGCATGCCCCATGCTCCCTATAGCCTCATCCATTGGCTCGTCGGAGCCACAGAGACAGGTAGTCGGAGTCCGGCTGGACTCATTCATCCCAGGATGCGGTGGCCGACGCCGGGTCACGATCCGTGAGGACGTGATCCTGGATACGGTGCGCCGCTCCTCCGACCGCCCGACGTCCACGACCGGGAGATACCGCCCACATGGGACGAAGCCTCCGTTTCGTGGTGGTCATCATCCTCGTGGCGGTCCTGCTCCGACCGGGGCCGAGCGCCAAGGCGGCGATCGGTATCCCCTTCGGCGCCGACCTCATCGCGCCCGGCTCCAACCGCTGGGACGACGTTGAACGTGGCCTCTTCCGCCGGATGCGCGGGAACATCGCGCGGTTCCGGATCCCGGTAGGGTTTGGCGGCTCCCCCAGCCAGGTTGAGGAGCTCATCGATGACGGGGCACGTACCGTGATCCTGACGACCGAGGACTGCGACTTCACTCCGGATCGCACGCGGGCCGACCTCGTGGGCCGAGGCTTTTACAGCGTCGTCGAGCGCCACCCGGAGGTTCAGTTCTTCATCGAGGTCAGTAACGAGACGAACATCTGCGGGATGGACCCGTACCGCGCGCGGTTCTGGATGCTGGAGACGCGCGAAGAGTTGCGGGATCTGGATCGGCCGAACTTCGGCTGGATGGCGTCGATGCCGACCGTGCTCCGCGACGCCGAGATCATCCTGTCGCGCCAGGACGACGGTGCCGTCGGTGATGTCTACGACGCAATCGCGGTGCACCACTACGGCGACTATAACGTCTGGCCGCTCGAGGACCACTACGAATGGGTGGACGTCACCAACCTCGTGCTCACCCAGACGTCGTTGCCGCTATACGTCACCGAGATCGGGATCAACGATCCCGCCACACCCAAGCCCGAGAAAGCCCGGCGCATCCTCGAGGCCGTGGCGCAGATGCCGGACCGGATCAGAGGAGTGATGGTCTTCGCCATCACGGAACCGCAGGACAACCGATGGCCCCAGTACACCGTCGACGGCGCCATGGCCGACGTCTTCGCCTCCCGCCCCGACGCTCCGGAGGACGGCTCTCGGGCGCCGTTACCTGAGCCCAGACACGCGCCATCCTCGGGCCCGCCACCTGTCCAACGCGCCCCCAGACGCACAGGTGCCCGCCCGTAACGCCGGGCTGCGGGCTCCGCAGCGACAGGGTCGGGCAGGGGACATTCCCGGCGGCACTGACTAACCGCTCTCCCGGGCGCGTCAGCACCGGCCGAGCGCCTGAAGCGCCTGGTCCACGAAGCGCTTGTGTCGCGCCCGCATGGTCTGCTCGGTCTGCGGGTCCAGGCCCCATTGCGAGAGCTTGCCCGCAGGGCGGAGGGCCGCGATCAGATCCCAGTAAGGTAAGCAGGACACGTCGACGTGGGGCATTAATGCCCGGTATCGCCGGGTGAAGGCGTGCATGGCGCTGGAGCCGTACGCCCACAGGATCTCCAGCCGCGCATTGCCGAGGTCCGCCAGCGGATCACCCGGCGCGACATCCTCCCAGTCGATCACGGCCACGAGCCGATCATCGCGCCACAAGGTGTTGCCGGGCCAGTAGTCCCCGTGCAGAAGCACCGGCTGATTCCGCTGGGGCAGCGGCCAGACGGCTTCCAGCACGTCACGGATCCGGGGCTCGTCCAGTGAGTCATCGAGCGTGGCAGGCCGTCGGGCGAGCATTTCCGCGACGGTGCGCTCCTGGCTGGGCAGGAAGGAGAGATCGGCCGCCGCGACGTCCACCGAGTGGATCCTGGCAAGCGTCTCAGCCAGTGGTGGGAGGGCACGATCCAGATCAGCCGATGCCAGCCCGGTCTGCCCGTCGACGTAGTCGATGACGATGAGCGGCGTTCCGAGCAGTGCGCCGGTCTGGTCAAGGTAGTAGGGTTCGGGAGCGGGTACCCCTGCCGATCGCACGACCTGGAGCACGCGGAACTCGTGGGCTGCCACATCCGGGTTACGGTGGAGATCCCCAGCACCGTACTCCTTCACGACCAGGCGCTGGGACTGTCCGTCCGGATAGCGCACCCCGACTACGGTCACCCGCGCGGAGACACCGCCCGGTAACGCCTCCACGCTGCACAGCTCGGCTCCCGGAACGACGTGCTCCACCAGACGGGAAAATCGATCGTGATCGACCCCATGACGCATGGCGCAAGCATATCGTAAAATCCCTAACGGCGGCCGGCACGCTCGGGTTCCTTTGACCGCGCACGGGCCTACACGTCTCCGTGCCCACCCGAGGCCCGACCGAGCCAGATGGCCTCGTCCGTGCGTTCCAACCGTTATGTCGATCTCAGATCGGCTCCGGCCGCGTCTCGGCTGCGACAGTCGATTACCGTGCAGCGGGTGTCTGCACGTTCGGAAGACGAGCACGACACCCAGGTGTAGTGGGGTGCTCCGCGCGCGGTTCGAGCGTACCCGGCAGAGGTTAGCCGCAGGTGGTGGAGGTGACGATGCCCGAGGAGTTCCGAGTGCTGGCGCCCCTCATCGTCGCCGCCCTCGGGACGTTCGCGGTCGCTACCCTGGGCGCTGTCCGCCCGCGGCTCGCACCGCCTCTCGCGGTGGCGACCGCAGCCCTGGCTTTGGCGACCACGCTCCTGATGCCTGCCGGGGGGCGGGTCGATCTCGCCTGGGCACCCACCTGGGACCTCCGCCTCACCTTCGCGGCCGACGGCCCGGCTAAGCTCTACGCGCTGCTGGCAACCGGAGTCGGCCTGGCCGTCCTGACCTACGCCGCGGGCTACATGCCCCGGCACGCGGCCCACGAGGGTCACCTACTGTCCCGCACCGTCCGGCTCTACAGTCTCATCCTTCTGTTCATGACCGCGATGCTGGGCCTCGTCCTGGCCCAGGATCTCATCGTCCTGATCATCTTCTGGGATCTGACGGCCATCACGTCGTACTACCTGATCGGCTACGAGCAGGAGCAGGAAGCGTCCCGGCGGGCAGCGATGACTGCGCTGCTCGTAACCGGGATCAGCGCGATCCTGCTCATCCTGGCCGGGGTTCTGCTCTACACGCGCTTCGGCACCGCGCAGCTCCCAGACATCCTGGCGCAAGCTCAAGCCGGGCCGTTCGTGACCGCGACCGGAGCGCTCATCGCGATCGCCGCGCTCGCAAAGAGCGCCCAGGTTCCGATGCACTTCTGGCTCCCGCAGGCGATGGTCGCGCCGACGCCCGTCTCCTCCTACCTCCACTCGGCAGCCATGGTCGCAGCCGGGGTATTCCTGCTCGGCCGGGTCCACCCGCTCCTCGACCTGAGTCCCGGCCTACAGAACGTCCTCATAGCCCTTGGCTTCGCTTCCATGGCGATCGGCGGAGTGCTGGCGCTGGCCCAGATGGAGATCAAACGGCTGCTGGCCTACTCAACCATCGCTCAGTACGGGTACGTCGTGGTGATGCTGAGCCTCGGCGCGGTGGAAGGGGCGGCCTTCTACATCCTCGCCCACGCCCTCATCAAGAGTGCCCTCTTTATGAGCGCAGGCGCGGTGACCGAGGCGACCGGAGAGACCGATCTCACGAGGCTCGGCGGTCTCGCTCGGTCGCTGCCGCTGCTGGCCGTCGGGAGCGGGCTGGCCGCAGCCGGGCTGGCAGCGCTGCCGCTCACGATGGGGTTCTTCAAGGATGAAGTGTTCTTCGCCGCGGCCGCGGAGCGCGGCGGGGTGGTGCCCGTGCTCGCCGTCGCGGGCGCCGTCCTAAGTTTCGCCTACACCTGGCGCTTCTGGGGCAACATCTTCCT is a genomic window of Sphaerobacter thermophilus DSM 20745 containing:
- a CDS encoding glycosyltransferase family 4 protein, with translation MRLLHVIQRYYPFQGGSERYFQAFSERFAADCAEVQVVTTDAWDLEYFWDPTKRRVEEVQGCHAGVRIRRLRLRHLPAPRLTHRAIRRLMAESARWRFRGQVRLLQAAGRFGPWLPPVSEWLPDPSWRPDVVHSANIAFESMIAGAERLARTVDAPHLVTPFLHLGEGPSSRVRRYYTMPHQMALLCRADGVMSLTTIEADYLIARGVAPDRVHVVGAGLDVPAVTGGDAARARQRLGIDGPMVLALGAAAFDKGSFHLAEAAGALDRAGWPVSVVFAGPVMSEFERFVAGLPAAARRNLHVLGFVSDEDKRDLLAAADVVALPSRTESFGIVFLEAWANGKPVIGARAGAIPAVVDHERDGLLVPFGDVAALADAIRSLTADPALAARLAAAGRNKVVDEAAWYQRIRGVYAQVLGTPADPVAAVSGEGR
- a CDS encoding glycosyltransferase family 4 protein; protein product: MNVIICATQVPFVRGGAEVLVDGLREALVAAGHRVDVVALPFKWYPKEEILKSALAWRLLDLTEANGMPVDAVICTKFPTWAVRHPRKIAWVVHQHRQAYDWFGTPLSDFTNSAEDVALRRRIAEIDRRGLGECVARFAISGNVAARLKRSIGLEAEPLHVPIRLEGLEPVAYGDYILSVSRLDRAKRVELLLEAMAEAGGDFRAVIAGDGPEAGSLRERAASLGLSGRVTFTGRVSDSELVRLYNEARAVFYSPVDEDFGLAAVEALTAGKPVVTVADAGGVLEFVEDGVTGLVSANAEPCSTAPILSRLMADEALARRLGAAGQERVAGLRWDRVVARLLGHG
- the ruvB gene encoding Holliday junction branch migration DNA helicase RuvB, with amino-acid sequence MSTRVVSGKIRDEDEPLEASLRPRRLAEYIGQEKVKEGLLISIQAAQARGECLDHLLLYGPPGLGKTTLASIVAAEMGVNLRITSGPAIERAGDLVSILTNLKPGDVLFIDEIHRLNRVVEEVLYPAMEDFAVDIVLGKGPAARSMRLNLPPFTLVGATTRLALLTSPLRDRFGSTYRLEFYSLEAMQKIVTRAARILGVAIDEDGAREIAARARGTPRIANRLLRRVRDYAQVRADGVITADVARAALEMLEVDHLGLDDVDRVILRTIVEKFDGGPVGVETLAAATSEEADTIEDVYEPYLIQLGFLQRTPRGRVATRRAYEHLDLPYVERPESPQQASLFDPDAS
- a CDS encoding glycosyltransferase family 4 protein, translating into MADSALRLAWFTPLRPVESGISQYSEDLLPVLARAWQIDVYVDGYRPTHLRESDTLRVRMAREFRAAHRLRPYDVVVYQMGNNPYHAYMYDLAREVPGVLVLHDTVLHHLRVGMLLRGRGAPRYRAEMERRYGRAGWEAATRVLRGQMPSALFQFPLSEELIEASRVVAVHSEYSRAQVLSWCPDAQVLRIPMGVPLPPEIPREEARRRLSLPEDQFVVGSVTFINPYKRLDVVMQAVRRLREFVPARLVLAGNVSHMVPLERLIGMFGLEQAADHLGYVDDATARLVVAASDVCVNLRWPTAGETSASLLRTMGAGRPVLVTDGGSFAEIPDGAVVKVPPDVLEQETVFALLRALAEQPELRERVGRLARDFVAREHSLAAAARGYAAAIEAAIGRPVPVPPGGTEPEQIDLPATEPPTRTDPLAGAVAQALVDLGIGADTRLVASVARSMAEIGLAPGKMGSTGTEPVGGKEGRRGVERSEADQR
- a CDS encoding tetratricopeptide repeat protein; the protein is MTSRTRNRGRRPVDDRGERAPSRRHSRLFVALAVTISAVLVITLIEVVVLDLFTSRGSDANDFLQPQIAVTPGAQEAEMRARLQENPDDVNAMLVLADLLANTGRASEAVQWYEKAVQARPDDVGLRVAFGRTLMQGGYRLDAEIQFKKAIELAPTNPEPIFLLGQLYQESDPPRESEARAQYERVIEVAPDSVYAERAQEQLDALDRAS
- a CDS encoding phosphotransferase family protein gives rise to the protein MEHVVPGAELCSVEALPGGVSARVTVVGVRYPDGQSQRLVVKEYGAGDLHRNPDVAAHEFRVLQVVRSAGVPAPEPYYLDQTGALLGTPLIVIDYVDGQTGLASADLDRALPPLAETLARIHSVDVAAADLSFLPSQERTVAEMLARRPATLDDSLDEPRIRDVLEAVWPLPQRNQPVLLHGDYWPGNTLWRDDRLVAVIDWEDVAPGDPLADLGNARLEILWAYGSSAMHAFTRRYRALMPHVDVSCLPYWDLIAALRPAGKLSQWGLDPQTEQTMRARHKRFVDQALQALGRC
- the mbhE gene encoding hydrogen gas-evolving membrane-bound hydrogenase subunit E, which produces MPEEFRVLAPLIVAALGTFAVATLGAVRPRLAPPLAVATAALALATTLLMPAGGRVDLAWAPTWDLRLTFAADGPAKLYALLATGVGLAVLTYAAGYMPRHAAHEGHLLSRTVRLYSLILLFMTAMLGLVLAQDLIVLIIFWDLTAITSYYLIGYEQEQEASRRAAMTALLVTGISAILLILAGVLLYTRFGTAQLPDILAQAQAGPFVTATGALIAIAALAKSAQVPMHFWLPQAMVAPTPVSSYLHSAAMVAAGVFLLGRVHPLLDLSPGLQNVLIALGFASMAIGGVLALAQMEIKRLLAYSTIAQYGYVVVMLSLGAVEGAAFYILAHALIKSALFMSAGAVTEATGETDLTRLGGLARSLPLLAVGSGLAAAGLAALPLTMGFFKDEVFFAAAAERGGVVPVLAVAGAVLSFAYTWRFWGNIFLGPLRNRVERIPWTLTLPVLALGVLVGLGGIVPGPAASLAADAGEAMAGRATPLQLAYHFDLRAPNLMAVITWVLGVVAILTAPRWATIPRAVARTGDRYGPDRGLFTAIIRLTTFSRRTRAFLEVRNLQWRIATVLVATAVLVGVTIVFAPPWPTFRVGRLPTSDWPLFLFLVLAALSALVATRSAGRLTLVLSLSAVGYSLAAVFTFIGAPDVALVALLIETMMTLLLLAVLGLLPIELARAPAEREPHPGRRRAVGFITTGFVFVICWGVLSWPAPDATMARAHLELSPAAHAADVVTAILADFRGLDTLGEITVIAVALLGALTFFASRRSA
- a CDS encoding Trm112 family protein; the encoded protein is MESSGAKPISDDLLEILACPLCKTAVRLEGDRLVCDTCGRRYRIEDGIPIMLIDEAELPEGGPKA